From the genome of Staphylococcus haemolyticus, one region includes:
- a CDS encoding FMN-binding glutamate synthase family protein: MSILTVMQFIVNIMIFIVILSIIGLVLVLLFKDKGQNQHSVLRNYPVLGRVRYFAEKIGPELRQYLFANDTEGKPFSRNQYTNIVLAGKYNSRMSSFGTQREYKDGFYIRNTMFPLQRNELQIDNQTMISTFIYKVDNERLFQRDEHRDQTDIDPYYLTDDNAIILGNNLRHPYKIKRLVGQSGMSYGALGGRAITALSQGLARAGTWMNTGEGGLSEYHLKGGGDIIFQIGPGLFGVRDKDGNFSDEQFLKTANHKEVKAFEIKLAQGAKTRGGHMEGNKVTEEIAKIRNIEPYKTVNSPNRFDFIDSPEDLLQFVDKLRQLGQKPVGFKIVVSKVEEIEALVQSMVDMNIYPDFITIDGGEGGTGATFQELQDGVGLPLFTALPIVSGMLEQHQIRDKMKIFASGKLITPDKVAIALGLGADLVNIARGMMISVGCIMSQQCHLNTCPVGVATTDPKKEKALIVDEKQYRVTNYITSLHEGLFNIAAAVGVKSPNEITSDHIVIKRIDGSIENIIDYKLKLIR, encoded by the coding sequence ATTTCTATACTTACAGTTATGCAGTTTATTGTTAACATCATGATATTTATTGTGATTCTTTCAATAATCGGCTTAGTACTTGTGTTGCTATTTAAAGATAAAGGGCAGAATCAACACAGTGTCTTACGTAATTATCCTGTTCTAGGACGTGTACGTTACTTTGCAGAAAAGATTGGACCAGAATTACGTCAATACTTATTTGCTAATGATACAGAGGGGAAACCATTTTCAAGAAACCAGTACACAAATATTGTGCTAGCAGGTAAATACAACTCTCGAATGTCTAGTTTTGGAACACAACGAGAGTATAAGGATGGATTTTACATACGAAATACAATGTTTCCTTTACAACGTAATGAATTACAAATTGATAATCAAACTATGATTTCAACATTTATCTATAAAGTAGACAACGAGCGTTTATTTCAACGTGATGAACATAGAGATCAAACAGATATTGATCCGTATTACTTAACAGACGATAACGCTATTATTCTCGGAAACAATCTAAGACATCCATATAAAATCAAACGTCTAGTCGGTCAATCAGGAATGAGCTACGGTGCACTTGGTGGTCGAGCAATCACTGCATTATCTCAAGGGTTAGCTCGTGCAGGCACATGGATGAATACAGGTGAAGGTGGATTGTCAGAATATCACCTTAAAGGTGGTGGCGACATTATCTTCCAAATCGGACCAGGTCTTTTCGGTGTCCGTGATAAAGATGGCAACTTTAGCGACGAGCAATTTCTGAAGACAGCCAATCATAAAGAGGTAAAAGCATTTGAAATTAAACTCGCACAAGGTGCTAAAACCCGCGGTGGACATATGGAGGGCAATAAAGTTACAGAAGAAATAGCCAAAATCAGAAACATCGAACCCTATAAAACCGTGAATTCACCTAACCGATTTGATTTTATAGACTCACCTGAAGACTTATTACAATTTGTAGATAAACTACGTCAACTAGGTCAAAAACCTGTCGGCTTTAAAATCGTAGTGAGTAAAGTTGAAGAAATTGAAGCGCTAGTTCAATCGATGGTTGATATGAATATTTACCCGGATTTCATCACAATTGATGGCGGCGAAGGTGGTACAGGTGCGACATTCCAAGAATTACAAGATGGTGTCGGTTTACCACTATTTACGGCGCTGCCTATCGTATCTGGTATGTTAGAGCAACATCAAATTAGAGATAAAATGAAAATCTTTGCCTCAGGTAAATTAATCACGCCAGATAAAGTAGCAATTGCTTTAGGATTAGGTGCCGATTTAGTTAATATTGCTCGTGGCATGATGATTAGTGTAGGTTGTATTATGAGTCAACAATGTCACTTAAATACATGTCCTGTGGGTGTTGCGACGACAGATCCTAAGAAAGAAAAAGCACTCATTGTCGATGAAAAGCAATATCGAGTAACGAACTATATTACAAGTTTACATGAAGGACTATTTAACATTGCAGCCGCAGTTGGTGTCAAAAGTCCGAATGAAATTACAAGTGACCATATTGTAATTAAACGCATTGATGGTTCAATAGAAAATATCATTGACTATAAATTGAAATTAATACGTTAA
- the ppx gene encoding exopolyphosphatase, producing the protein MEERIGLVDIGSNTIRLVIFNFNKESGINELLNIKTPARLSQYLTKDNKMSKEGIKVLIDALHSFKSVSDKFNVTELHPIATAAIRQSKNNDEIVNEVKNEVGIDIKIVPEEDEAYYGYYAITHTTEIENGVSVDIGGGSTEVTLFKDKELFESHSFPFGVVTLKRKFFNDKDHNDKGAIKDMEKFLSQQFESLEWLKDQEVALVGVGGSARNVARIHQAEHSYPIGGVHNYTMTNKDIDEVFDIIRKSDRDDLTNLDGLSRDRVDIILPAVSVFKTLYKIVDAKQFTFSRNGLREGYVMKQVRERYPDVFDKNNVRKESIHFLAREYKIEDVSSQARLKLAKSLLSQLIDIADLDISDNDQRLFEEGAYIYYLGSFIDSDSSSPHTYYIIANSMINGYTHKDRVKLALLASFKNKSLLKFYCKETDWFSNKEVDTIQALGGIIKFINALNISQTSFVVDVELKKKKKGDEDYQLTVYYTEGEPIAEEYQANRQKKHIEKILKGNVSIIFTKS; encoded by the coding sequence ATGGAAGAACGAATAGGTTTAGTAGATATTGGATCAAATACTATCAGATTAGTTATTTTTAACTTTAATAAAGAATCAGGAATTAATGAATTGCTCAACATTAAGACGCCTGCTCGACTAAGCCAATATCTCACTAAAGATAATAAAATGAGTAAAGAAGGCATAAAAGTACTCATTGATGCATTACACAGCTTTAAATCTGTGTCTGATAAATTCAATGTAACTGAATTACATCCGATTGCTACTGCCGCAATCCGTCAATCTAAAAACAATGATGAAATTGTCAATGAAGTTAAAAATGAAGTTGGTATTGATATTAAAATCGTACCCGAAGAAGACGAAGCTTACTATGGTTACTACGCAATTACTCACACTACTGAAATTGAAAACGGAGTATCCGTCGACATCGGTGGCGGTTCAACTGAAGTAACGTTATTTAAAGATAAAGAATTATTTGAATCACATAGTTTCCCTTTTGGTGTCGTAACACTTAAAAGAAAGTTCTTCAACGACAAAGATCATAACGACAAAGGTGCCATTAAAGATATGGAGAAATTCCTATCTCAACAATTTGAATCTTTAGAGTGGTTGAAAGATCAAGAGGTTGCACTTGTAGGTGTCGGTGGTTCAGCACGAAATGTAGCCCGTATCCATCAAGCCGAACATTCATACCCTATTGGCGGTGTACACAATTATACAATGACGAATAAGGATATTGATGAAGTCTTTGATATCATTCGTAAAAGTGATCGCGATGATTTAACCAACCTTGACGGACTAAGTCGTGACCGTGTAGACATCATCTTACCAGCTGTTTCAGTGTTTAAAACGTTGTATAAAATTGTAGACGCTAAACAGTTCACATTCTCTAGAAACGGTTTACGTGAAGGATATGTCATGAAGCAAGTACGTGAACGCTACCCTGATGTCTTCGATAAAAATAATGTACGTAAAGAATCCATTCATTTCTTAGCACGCGAATATAAGATTGAAGATGTTAGTTCACAAGCACGTCTTAAATTAGCTAAATCCTTATTATCACAATTAATTGATATCGCTGATTTAGACATTAGTGATAACGATCAACGTCTATTTGAAGAAGGCGCTTATATTTACTACCTAGGTAGCTTTATCGATTCAGATTCAAGTTCTCCACACACGTACTACATCATTGCTAACTCTATGATTAACGGTTATACACATAAAGACCGTGTTAAATTAGCGTTACTCGCTAGTTTCAAAAATAAATCACTATTGAAATTCTATTGCAAAGAAACAGATTGGTTTAGCAATAAAGAAGTAGATACAATTCAAGCACTCGGCGGCATCATTAAATTTATCAACGCATTAAATATTTCACAAACAAGCTTCGTGGTCGATGTTGAATTGAAGAAAAAGAAAAAAGGTGACGAGGACTATCAATTAACTGTTTATTATACTGAAGGCGAGCCTATTGCAGAAGAATATCAAGCAAACAGACAGAAAAAACATATTGAAAAGATACTTAAAGGAAATGTTTCCATTATCTTTACAAAATCTTAA
- a CDS encoding YehR family lipoprotein has product MMKKFFVLTILMVLSVSILGACSKERSKTYEGDMEGKHVLTTLSYKKNKVVKQSTVTTLKYNDFGMSKKEAKKTFHDHHQLKDLKGVSYSLENNHEKWVETIDINYKKANIKEVEKHFSLMATSKKGKKVNMEGTVRELKKLGFKQKSNMTDE; this is encoded by the coding sequence ATGATGAAAAAGTTCTTTGTATTGACGATATTAATGGTGTTAAGTGTAAGTATATTAGGAGCGTGTAGTAAGGAACGCTCTAAGACATATGAAGGTGACATGGAAGGGAAGCATGTATTAACGACATTGTCTTATAAAAAGAATAAAGTAGTAAAACAATCAACGGTAACAACATTAAAATATAATGATTTCGGTATGTCTAAGAAAGAAGCTAAGAAGACGTTCCATGATCATCATCAATTGAAAGACCTTAAAGGTGTATCTTATAGCTTAGAAAATAATCATGAAAAATGGGTTGAAACAATCGATATAAACTATAAAAAAGCAAACATCAAAGAAGTCGAGAAGCACTTCTCTTTAATGGCAACATCTAAAAAAGGCAAAAAGGTCAATATGGAAGGGACCGTTAGAGAATTAAAGAAATTAGGCTTTAAACAAAAAAGTAATATGACAGATGAATAA
- a CDS encoding CPBP family intramembrane glutamic endopeptidase, protein MTNEYEHSQETSKHSQLNNEFASKRIVKRDFWLIPGYLIINIVLPLILTIVVMITIVAITGQTSQDPFIKQLMGINQIFVLLGQCLLLLLFYLMHRKSLIPLAIQRFKDLKKHIILIIVVLIAMYLAQFLYGNLIELLPEKYQFNNTENNKQIEELFKTRWIWPILFLDIVIVTPIVEELLFRHLIIHELGKKLTYGAMYVVSVLIFAGLHVLSASSPFEVGPYLIMAIGFVVAYHYSGRNLAITITLHMINNLISYFSIIISIIW, encoded by the coding sequence ATGACAAATGAATATGAACATTCGCAAGAAACATCTAAGCATTCACAACTAAACAATGAATTTGCATCAAAACGAATTGTTAAACGTGATTTCTGGCTTATACCAGGCTACTTAATTATTAATATTGTTTTGCCATTGATATTAACAATAGTTGTAATGATTACGATTGTAGCTATTACGGGTCAAACCTCACAAGATCCTTTCATAAAACAATTAATGGGGATTAATCAAATTTTTGTCTTATTAGGACAGTGTCTGTTATTACTATTATTTTATTTAATGCATCGCAAATCGCTTATTCCATTAGCAATTCAACGCTTTAAAGATTTGAAAAAACATATCATACTGATTATTGTTGTTCTCATTGCGATGTATTTGGCACAATTTTTATACGGAAACTTAATAGAATTGCTACCTGAAAAATATCAGTTTAATAATACTGAAAATAATAAACAAATTGAGGAACTCTTTAAGACGAGATGGATTTGGCCAATATTATTTTTAGATATAGTAATCGTTACGCCAATCGTTGAGGAATTACTCTTTAGACATCTCATTATTCATGAACTCGGTAAGAAATTAACATATGGTGCAATGTACGTTGTATCAGTATTAATCTTTGCTGGATTACACGTACTAAGCGCATCATCTCCATTTGAAGTTGGACCATATTTAATTATGGCTATTGGATTTGTTGTTGCGTATCACTATAGTGGTCGTAACTTAGCAATCACCATTACGTTGCATATGATAAATAACTTAATTTCATATTTCTCTATTATTATTTCGATTATTTGGTAA
- a CDS encoding SDR family oxidoreductase, with protein sequence MKRLENKIAVITGASTGIGQASAKALANEGAHVLALDISDELEKTVEEINHNGGKATAYKVDISDDKQVQDFADKARDEYGRVDVIFNNAGVDNSAGRIHEYPVEVFDKIMAVDMRGTFLVTKFLLPLMMEQGGSIINTASFSGQAADLYRSGYNAAKGAVINFTKSIAIEYGRENIRANAIAPGTIETPLVDNLAGTSEDEAGKTFRDNQKWVTPLGRLGKPEEVGKLVAFLASDDSSFITGETVRIDGGVMAYTWPGEMLSDDRWKNSVE encoded by the coding sequence ATGAAACGTTTAGAAAATAAAATTGCAGTCATCACTGGTGCAAGTACAGGTATCGGTCAAGCATCAGCAAAAGCCTTGGCTAATGAAGGTGCACATGTACTAGCCCTTGATATTTCGGATGAATTAGAAAAAACGGTTGAAGAAATAAATCATAATGGAGGTAAAGCTACTGCGTATAAAGTAGACATCTCAGATGATAAACAAGTCCAAGACTTTGCGGATAAAGCTAGAGATGAGTATGGGCGTGTAGATGTTATCTTTAATAATGCGGGTGTAGATAATAGCGCAGGCCGAATCCACGAGTATCCTGTTGAAGTATTCGATAAAATTATGGCAGTGGATATGAGAGGTACATTCTTAGTAACCAAATTCTTATTACCGTTAATGATGGAACAAGGCGGTTCTATTATTAATACGGCATCATTCTCAGGACAAGCGGCCGACTTATATCGTTCTGGATATAACGCTGCCAAAGGTGCAGTCATTAACTTTACGAAATCTATCGCTATTGAATATGGTCGTGAGAATATTCGTGCGAATGCTATTGCACCAGGAACAATTGAAACACCATTAGTAGACAATTTAGCTGGTACTTCAGAAGATGAAGCGGGTAAAACGTTCCGCGATAATCAAAAATGGGTCACTCCATTAGGTCGATTAGGTAAACCTGAAGAGGTAGGTAAACTTGTTGCATTTCTAGCATCTGACGATAGTTCATTTATTACTGGTGAAACGGTTCGAATTGATGGTGGTGTTATGGCTTATACTTGGCCAGGAGAAATGTTAAGTGATGATAGATGGAAGAATTCAGTAGAATAG
- a CDS encoding AbgT family transporter, with protein sequence MTTNTKERTSLVNKFLNGVEKAGNKLPDPAMLFFLMCVGLAVITWIVSLFDVSVKHPGNGETIHIKSILSTEGIAMIMNDAVKNFSEFPALGLVLAVMIGVGAAEKSGYFDKLMISVVNRASNQIIVPTIILIGILGSLAGDAATVILPPLAAMIFIKIGYHPIAGLAMAYASSLGGFGANFLIGMQDALVYAFTEPATKIVSDSVKINVAMNWYFIAASVILVLPVIYFTTTKVVIPRLGEYDASQANYDEEEETSSHITPTEKKALFWANMSFLLLIVALIICCIPEGSWLRNAKTGSLIDDSPLINGVGLVILVIFLIPGMVYGILSKQIKNSKDLGSMISDSLGSMGSFILIVFFAAQLLAFLQWSNLGIIVSVYGAKLLQHQNGIVLIIGIIILSGLINLIIGSASAKWGILAPIFVPMMILLGYHPAFTQMIYRVGDSITNPITPMMPYMPLVLSYAQKYDKNMKLGSLLSSLMPYTFALGVVWTLFVIAWYLLGIPLGPGGPVKIPK encoded by the coding sequence ATGACCACTAATACAAAAGAAAGAACATCTTTAGTTAATAAATTTCTAAATGGTGTTGAAAAAGCTGGTAATAAATTACCAGACCCTGCAATGCTTTTCTTCTTAATGTGTGTTGGCTTAGCCGTTATCACTTGGATTGTGTCTCTTTTTGACGTATCAGTGAAACATCCAGGGAATGGAGAAACCATACATATAAAGAGTATTCTTAGTACTGAAGGTATCGCTATGATTATGAATGATGCCGTTAAGAACTTTTCTGAATTTCCTGCACTAGGACTTGTATTAGCAGTGATGATTGGTGTCGGTGCTGCTGAGAAATCAGGATATTTTGATAAGTTAATGATTTCAGTTGTTAACCGAGCTTCAAATCAAATCATTGTACCGACTATCATTTTAATTGGGATATTAGGAAGTCTAGCTGGGGATGCAGCAACAGTCATCTTACCCCCACTTGCTGCAATGATCTTTATTAAGATTGGCTATCACCCAATCGCCGGTCTTGCAATGGCCTATGCTTCTTCATTAGGTGGTTTTGGTGCAAACTTTTTAATTGGTATGCAAGATGCATTAGTCTATGCCTTTACTGAACCAGCGACGAAGATTGTTTCAGATAGCGTCAAGATTAATGTGGCTATGAACTGGTACTTTATTGCCGCAAGTGTCATCTTAGTACTTCCTGTTATCTATTTCACTACAACAAAGGTTGTTATACCACGTTTAGGTGAATATGATGCGAGTCAAGCAAATTATGATGAAGAAGAGGAAACGTCATCTCATATTACGCCAACTGAAAAGAAAGCATTGTTCTGGGCGAACATGTCATTTCTTTTACTGATTGTTGCCCTAATCATTTGTTGTATTCCAGAAGGAAGTTGGTTAAGAAACGCGAAAACAGGCAGTCTTATTGACGACTCCCCTTTAATTAATGGGGTTGGTTTAGTAATTCTTGTTATTTTCTTAATTCCTGGTATGGTCTATGGCATTTTGAGTAAACAAATCAAGAACTCGAAAGATTTAGGTAGTATGATTAGTGACTCTCTTGGTTCAATGGGGTCTTTCATATTAATCGTATTCTTTGCAGCTCAATTATTAGCGTTCTTACAATGGAGTAATCTTGGTATTATTGTATCAGTCTATGGCGCCAAATTACTTCAACATCAAAATGGTATCGTACTTATCATAGGCATCATTATTCTTAGTGGTTTGATTAATTTAATCATTGGTAGTGCATCAGCAAAATGGGGTATTTTGGCTCCAATCTTTGTACCGATGATGATTTTACTAGGTTATCATCCTGCATTTACTCAAATGATTTATCGTGTTGGTGATTCAATTACAAACCCAATCACTCCGATGATGCCTTATATGCCACTCGTTCTATCTTACGCGCAAAAGTATGATAAAAATATGAAACTAGGTTCCCTACTTTCAAGTTTAATGCCATACACCTTTGCGTTAGGTGTCGTATGGACATTATTCGTTATCGCTTGGTACTTACTAGGTATTCCATTAGGACCAGGTGGACCTGTTAAAATTCCGAAATAA
- the lnsB gene encoding CPBP family lipoprotein N-acylation protein LnsB, whose translation MEKKGKSLKQEGLRNQWGSPEVVKKDFLLIPIYIVFQNLMPIIIVFGVLGVHAMITQDPPPLYLYNLMLSVSFVIAQFIVIVSFFALHKLYIADVSFRQFRIAKRNYLPLIVSVSISALLLYYAFNFVAQKLPKPLSYDVTQAQLRLEGLFNHPIAIVFTFITVVALQPLIQELIYRHLIIHELGKKLNLMVVIVLSIVIEVSVQVYDLISIMEVIPYLILSIGSIIIYIRSGKSLAASYLYHSSVHLVIFITTMVEKFF comes from the coding sequence ATGGAAAAAAAGGGAAAGTCATTGAAACAAGAGGGTTTAAGAAATCAATGGGGAAGTCCTGAAGTAGTAAAAAAAGATTTCTTATTAATACCCATTTACATCGTTTTTCAAAATTTAATGCCAATTATTATTGTTTTCGGTGTTCTAGGTGTTCATGCGATGATAACGCAAGACCCGCCACCACTCTATTTATATAATTTGATGTTGAGCGTCAGTTTCGTTATAGCGCAATTTATTGTTATCGTATCATTTTTTGCATTACATAAACTCTATATTGCTGATGTGTCATTTAGACAATTTCGCATTGCTAAACGTAATTACTTACCATTAATAGTTAGTGTGAGTATCAGTGCATTATTGCTATATTATGCTTTTAATTTTGTAGCGCAGAAACTACCTAAACCTTTAAGTTATGATGTAACTCAAGCGCAACTTCGTCTTGAAGGTCTATTCAATCATCCAATTGCAATTGTGTTTACTTTTATTACAGTGGTTGCATTACAACCTTTAATTCAAGAATTAATTTATCGACATTTAATCATTCATGAACTCGGAAAAAAGCTGAATTTGATGGTAGTTATTGTATTGAGTATAGTGATAGAAGTAAGTGTACAGGTATATGACTTGATATCCATCATGGAAGTGATACCGTATTTAATATTATCAATTGGCTCTATCATTATTTACATAAGAAGTGGAAAGAGTTTAGCAGCATCATATCTTTATCATAGCTCTGTACATTTGGTGATATTTATTACTACAATGGTAGAGAAGTTCTTTTAA
- a CDS encoding M42 family metallopeptidase, giving the protein MKESIELLKSLTDVNGIAGYERNVKAKMKEYLEPVSDEIIEDGLGGIFGKKASDNGTKSLMVAGHLDEIGFIVTKIDNNGFIKFQPIGGWWNQVMLSQKVTITTDDGTEIRGLIGSKPPHVLDPEERKKPVQIKDMFIDIGVRSKEDAENHGIEVGNMITPYSEFEELANGKYLTAKAFDNRYGCALAIDVLKRLKDEQIGVDLYAGATVQEEVGLRGAKVAANKIKPDLAIAVDVAVAYDTPGMNNLGSETTLGNGPVVILMDASNVAHQGLRQHIKEVARRHYITVQWDTTAGGGTDAGSIHVANEGIPTISIGVALRYMHSNVSVLHTDDYENSVRLVTEIVRSLNDDAYERIKW; this is encoded by the coding sequence ATGAAAGAATCAATTGAATTATTGAAATCATTGACTGATGTAAATGGCATTGCTGGTTATGAACGCAATGTAAAGGCAAAGATGAAAGAATATTTAGAGCCTGTAAGTGATGAAATTATAGAAGATGGTTTGGGTGGTATCTTCGGTAAAAAAGCAAGTGACAATGGAACAAAATCACTTATGGTCGCTGGCCACTTAGATGAAATTGGCTTTATCGTGACTAAAATCGATAATAATGGATTTATCAAATTCCAACCTATTGGTGGTTGGTGGAATCAAGTCATGTTATCTCAAAAAGTAACTATCACAACAGATGATGGTACTGAAATCCGTGGTCTTATCGGTTCAAAACCACCACACGTACTTGATCCAGAAGAACGTAAGAAGCCTGTCCAAATTAAAGATATGTTCATTGATATCGGTGTTCGAAGTAAAGAAGATGCTGAAAATCACGGTATCGAAGTTGGCAATATGATTACACCTTATAGTGAATTTGAAGAATTAGCGAATGGCAAATATTTAACTGCTAAGGCATTCGATAATCGCTACGGTTGTGCACTTGCAATCGATGTTTTAAAAAGACTTAAAGACGAACAAATCGGTGTAGATTTATATGCAGGGGCAACTGTGCAAGAAGAAGTTGGATTGCGTGGTGCTAAAGTTGCTGCTAATAAAATCAAACCTGACCTCGCTATTGCAGTGGATGTTGCAGTCGCATACGATACACCAGGAATGAACAACCTTGGAAGTGAGACGACTTTAGGAAATGGTCCTGTAGTAATCTTAATGGATGCATCTAATGTTGCACATCAAGGCTTACGTCAACATATTAAAGAAGTTGCAAGAAGACATTACATTACTGTGCAATGGGATACAACAGCTGGCGGTGGTACAGATGCAGGAAGTATCCATGTTGCAAATGAAGGTATACCTACAATTTCTATTGGCGTTGCCTTACGTTATATGCATTCAAATGTGTCAGTACTCCACACAGATGATTATGAAAATTCAGTACGCCTTGTAACTGAAATCGTTCGTTCACTAAATGATGATGCTTATGAGAGAATAAAATGGTAA
- a CDS encoding ABC transporter ATP-binding protein, producing MLLNIKNLSYKADRRMILKNINFQLNEGEAVAIIGPSGSGKSTFLKQINNLISPTDGELYFKDKPFNDYPPEELRMKISYLMQQSQLFGETIGDNMSFPALARDAHFDKEKALDLLKKVNLGQYDLNSKIEHLSGGERQRITIARQLMYRPDILLLDESTSALDTQNKHIIEQMIFDMVKEGVAVLWITHSDDQSMRHFHRRITISDGEITKEEALNQNE from the coding sequence ATGTTATTAAACATCAAAAATTTATCATATAAAGCGGATAGACGTATGATACTCAAAAATATCAACTTTCAATTAAATGAAGGTGAGGCAGTAGCAATCATAGGTCCATCCGGTAGTGGGAAGAGTACATTTTTAAAGCAGATTAATAATCTAATTAGCCCGACAGATGGGGAACTTTATTTCAAAGATAAGCCATTCAATGACTATCCTCCTGAAGAATTGCGTATGAAGATAAGTTATCTCATGCAACAGAGTCAACTTTTTGGTGAGACGATTGGGGATAACATGTCATTTCCAGCGTTAGCTCGTGATGCGCACTTTGATAAGGAAAAGGCACTCGATTTATTGAAGAAAGTAAACTTAGGTCAGTATGATTTAAACTCTAAGATTGAACATCTATCCGGAGGTGAACGTCAAAGGATTACGATTGCACGTCAACTTATGTATCGTCCGGATATATTATTGCTAGATGAATCTACAAGTGCACTCGACACGCAAAATAAGCACATTATTGAACAAATGATTTTTGACATGGTTAAAGAAGGTGTCGCAGTCTTATGGATTACGCACAGTGATGACCAGAGTATGAGACATTTTCATAGAAGAATAACAATTAGTGATGGTGAGATAACGAAAGAGGAGGCGTTAAATCAGAATGAGTAA
- a CDS encoding O-acetylhomoserine aminocarboxypropyltransferase/cysteine synthase family protein produces MTDNHPNWKFETQTIHAGQVIDEFSKSRAVPIYQTSSYVFDDTQHAQDLFSLAKPGNIYTRIMNPTQNVFEARITQLEGGVGALATSSGQAAITLALLNIVETGSEIVASSNLYGGSYNLLNITFAKLGIKVHFVDPSDPNNFKAAINDKTRAIYAETIGNPAIDVLDIEAVAQIAHDNGLPLVIDNTFASPYLCRPFEHGADIAIHSATKFIGGHGTSIGGIIVDSGKFNWDNGKFPGLVEPDPSYHGISYTNDVGEAAYITKARVQLLRDLGSAVSPYNVHEFLIGLETLHLRMERHSENALKIAQFLDQHPKVTWVNYPGLENNKYHSLAKKYLSKGQGAILTFGVDGSVEDIARFVDKLQLFSLLANVGDSKSLVIHPASTTHQQLTEAEQRQSGVLPEMVRLSIGTENAEDIINDLNDALSII; encoded by the coding sequence ATGACAGACAATCATCCAAATTGGAAATTTGAAACACAAACAATTCATGCCGGACAAGTTATCGATGAATTCTCAAAATCACGTGCTGTGCCTATTTACCAAACATCAAGTTATGTCTTTGATGATACGCAACATGCCCAAGACCTATTCTCTTTGGCTAAACCAGGTAATATTTACACACGAATTATGAACCCAACTCAGAATGTCTTTGAAGCTCGTATCACACAATTAGAAGGTGGTGTTGGTGCATTAGCTACCTCTTCAGGTCAAGCTGCTATTACATTGGCATTACTTAATATTGTGGAAACTGGTTCAGAAATTGTAGCATCGTCTAACCTATATGGCGGTTCTTATAACTTATTAAACATCACCTTTGCAAAACTAGGTATTAAAGTTCACTTTGTTGACCCTAGTGATCCTAACAACTTTAAAGCAGCGATTAATGATAAAACAAGAGCGATTTATGCTGAAACAATCGGTAATCCAGCTATAGATGTATTAGATATTGAAGCGGTAGCACAAATTGCTCACGATAATGGTTTACCACTTGTCATTGATAATACTTTTGCTTCTCCTTATTTATGTCGTCCATTTGAACATGGTGCTGATATTGCTATCCATTCAGCTACTAAATTTATAGGGGGCCATGGTACATCAATAGGCGGCATTATAGTTGATAGCGGTAAGTTTAATTGGGATAACGGTAAGTTCCCTGGATTAGTCGAACCTGATCCAAGTTATCATGGCATTTCATATACGAATGATGTAGGTGAAGCTGCATACATCACTAAAGCACGTGTTCAATTATTACGTGATTTAGGTTCAGCTGTATCGCCTTATAATGTTCATGAATTTTTAATTGGTTTAGAAACATTACATCTACGTATGGAACGTCACTCTGAAAATGCCTTAAAAATTGCTCAATTTTTAGATCAACATCCTAAAGTCACTTGGGTAAATTATCCAGGCCTTGAAAACAATAAATATCATAGCTTGGCTAAAAAGTATCTATCTAAAGGACAAGGTGCTATTCTTACATTTGGCGTGGATGGTTCAGTGGAAGATATCGCCCGCTTCGTAGATAAATTACAACTATTCTCATTACTTGCAAATGTAGGAGACTCTAAATCACTTGTCATCCACCCTGCAAGTACAACACATCAACAATTGACTGAAGCAGAACAGCGTCAATCTGGTGTACTTCCTGAAATGGTTCGTCTATCTATAGGTACTGAAAATGCTGAAGATATTATTAACGACTTAAACGATGCACTTAGCATTATTTAA